The following are from one region of the Rosistilla carotiformis genome:
- a CDS encoding sugar phosphate isomerase/epimerase family protein: protein MSASIAFSRRKLLRTTAPVAAAALVAPSAFAWQSKSKILNTLKIGMVKMPGATLEQKFRVVKEVGFDGIEMSAPGMDVEETKAAIKASGLIVDGTVCAEHWSVRHTSPDAETRARALNNLTVALRDTKAVGGDTVLVVVGKGEDGPESEIWERSVENISKAIPLAEDLNVTIAIENVWNQFLYDHDGDATQTADKFVKYVDEFNSPRVAMQFDIGNHWKYGNTGDWIRTLGKRIVKLDSKGFSRTDNRFTKIGEGDIDWKDVRAALTEIGFEGWCAAEVGGGGKERLAEILANMKRTLG, encoded by the coding sequence ATGAGTGCATCGATCGCCTTTTCTCGTCGCAAGCTGTTGCGTACAACCGCCCCAGTTGCCGCCGCCGCCCTGGTCGCCCCCTCCGCGTTTGCCTGGCAATCCAAATCGAAAATCCTCAACACGTTGAAGATTGGAATGGTCAAAATGCCCGGGGCGACGTTGGAACAGAAATTTCGCGTCGTCAAGGAAGTGGGCTTCGACGGAATTGAGATGAGTGCCCCGGGGATGGACGTCGAGGAAACCAAGGCGGCGATCAAAGCATCCGGCCTGATCGTCGACGGTACCGTCTGCGCCGAACATTGGTCGGTTCGCCACACGAGCCCCGATGCGGAGACTCGGGCCAGAGCGCTGAACAACCTAACGGTCGCTCTTCGCGACACCAAAGCCGTTGGTGGCGACACCGTCCTTGTCGTTGTTGGCAAAGGTGAAGACGGTCCCGAAAGCGAGATCTGGGAACGATCGGTCGAAAACATCTCCAAAGCGATTCCGTTGGCCGAAGACCTGAACGTCACGATTGCCATCGAAAACGTCTGGAACCAGTTCTTGTACGATCACGACGGCGATGCCACTCAAACGGCAGACAAGTTCGTAAAATATGTCGACGAATTCAATTCGCCGCGCGTAGCGATGCAGTTCGATATCGGTAACCATTGGAAATACGGAAACACAGGGGATTGGATCCGCACGCTAGGCAAGCGGATCGTGAAGCTCGATTCCAAAGGCTTTTCGCGTACCGACAACCGGTTCACCAAGATTGGCGAAGGGGATATCGATTGGAAAGATGTCCGGGCCGCGCTGACCGAAATCGGTTTCGAAGGCTGGTGTGCAGCCGAAGTTGGCGGAGGGGGCAAAGAACGCTTGGCCGAAATCCTCGCGAACATGAAGCGGACGCTAGGCTAA
- a CDS encoding DUF1559 domain-containing protein, with amino-acid sequence MKSSKRGFTLVELLVVIAIIGILVGLLLPAVQAAREAARRMQCSNNLKQTALSMHNYHDTYKTFPQGAIVRFGSGSLSSDFYVNAFSSTLPFIEQGSLQNLYNFDEPWESQLPAVASTVVSTYYCPSNAGPETVTDTAVGAVLASFGATVGDTFGVTTYRLSKGAHGEWSNNPSGYGSAKGMFDLGLKTSFRDIIDGTSNTLCIGEGSSGARHDLCAGVNCTTPTETVSSIGWIIPQPIADAAGLTRNSIFAGTVEPLNKNPTTSTNLAEATFNSAATGGGDTVGNFSSYHPGGGNFALADGSVRFIGETIDMVIYRAVSTVAGGEVGSLP; translated from the coding sequence ATGAAATCTTCAAAACGCGGTTTTACCTTGGTGGAGTTATTGGTGGTGATTGCGATCATCGGGATCCTGGTGGGGCTGCTTCTACCCGCAGTGCAGGCGGCGCGCGAAGCGGCTCGGCGGATGCAATGCTCGAACAATCTGAAGCAAACGGCATTGTCGATGCACAACTACCACGACACCTATAAGACGTTTCCGCAGGGAGCGATCGTCAGGTTTGGTAGCGGTTCGCTCTCGAGCGACTTCTACGTCAACGCGTTTTCGTCGACGCTGCCGTTTATCGAACAAGGCTCGCTTCAAAACCTGTACAATTTCGACGAACCATGGGAAAGCCAGCTGCCTGCCGTCGCGTCAACGGTGGTCTCCACCTATTACTGCCCGTCGAATGCAGGGCCCGAAACGGTAACCGATACTGCCGTGGGCGCAGTCCTGGCATCGTTTGGAGCAACCGTGGGAGATACGTTTGGCGTCACGACCTATCGGTTGTCCAAAGGGGCGCATGGCGAATGGTCCAACAATCCAAGCGGTTATGGAAGCGCCAAGGGGATGTTCGACTTGGGGTTAAAGACCAGCTTCCGCGACATCATCGATGGAACCAGCAATACGTTGTGCATCGGTGAGGGATCCTCGGGCGCCCGTCACGATTTATGTGCCGGAGTCAACTGTACCACGCCAACGGAAACGGTCAGTTCGATCGGATGGATCATTCCTCAACCCATTGCGGATGCGGCAGGGCTGACCCGCAACAGTATCTTCGCGGGAACGGTTGAACCGTTAAACAAGAACCCAACCACGTCGACCAATCTTGCTGAGGCAACATTCAACAGCGCAGCGACCGGTGGTGGCGACACGGTGGGCAATTTCAGCAGCTACCATCCCGGTGGCGGCAACTTTGCCTTGGCCGATGGCTCCGTCCGATTTATCGGCGAAACGATCGACATGGTGATCTACCGCGCGGTTTCGACCGTCGCTGGTGGTGAAGTGGGCTCGCTGCCATAG
- a CDS encoding Mpo1 family 2-hydroxy fatty acid dioxygenase — protein sequence MAKKTAADWFAIYEVCHRNPTNERIHWICVPLIAVSFLGMLWGLPAPHLPWGSINWSVVAMVAALVFYIRLSLRLAVGMATGFLLTSALFVAYQKSFEMPLWIPSFAVFVVAWLGQFIGHKIEGAKPAFFQDLQFLLIGPAWVLDALYRRLGW from the coding sequence ATGGCCAAGAAAACCGCTGCCGATTGGTTCGCCATCTACGAGGTATGCCATCGCAATCCGACGAATGAACGCATCCATTGGATTTGCGTTCCGTTGATTGCGGTGTCGTTCCTGGGAATGCTGTGGGGACTTCCTGCCCCACACCTCCCTTGGGGAAGTATCAATTGGAGCGTCGTCGCGATGGTTGCGGCATTGGTTTTCTACATCCGTTTGTCGCTAAGGTTGGCGGTTGGAATGGCGACCGGTTTCTTACTCACGTCGGCCCTCTTTGTTGCCTACCAGAAGTCTTTCGAGATGCCGCTTTGGATCCCGTCGTTCGCGGTCTTTGTGGTCGCGTGGCTGGGACAGTTCATCGGTCATAAGATTGAAGGGGCAAAGCCCGCGTTTTTCCAAGACCTTCAATTTCTGTTGATCGGTCCGGCGTGGGTGCTCGATGCGTTGTACCGTCGGTTAGGATGGTGA
- a CDS encoding aldehyde dehydrogenase family protein, which produces MTSTSETEPSPRNPTAYDASTLDHALTDLKRGAKRLQAMPLAECCSLLDACAALIVQHADEWIRVSCSAKRIAVDQPIAAEEILAGPASLLRYLRLVTGVFRDLQASGVPRLPAAPRTNTLGRLCVPVLPIDDLYDRLIFKGLQAEVWLQPEADRQSMFSDAWETRAARSPRVACVLGAGNVSAIPATDALYKIFYEFEAVLLKLNPVNEYLEPVFSKIFGPLISADLLRIVRGGRDVGDAIVQHPAIDALHLTGSHRTHEAIVWGADPQQRVQRQRDNEPLVTKAITSELGNVTPWVIVPGEYSQRQLRAQAENLVASIVANASFNCVATKLIVTSSGWPQRQEFLDHIDALLQQIPPRYAYYPGSRERFERAAGFLPFDEEGTLPWTLIRDAKPDQSPHLFDEESFVCVCAETQLEESQPERFLDQAVAFVNDQVFGTLCCSLTLPDAWRKQHRDDLERAIDRLRYGSVCLNQWAGIVYGLMTPPWGGHHSASLASPDSGLGHVHNTFGLAHVDKTVLLGPLSSVPKPVWFPTHRTADRLARRLIRFYEKPGPLRLPPIFYHALRG; this is translated from the coding sequence ATGACGTCGACGTCCGAAACGGAGCCATCGCCGCGGAATCCTACGGCGTACGATGCATCGACGTTGGATCATGCATTGACCGACCTGAAGCGTGGGGCGAAACGTCTCCAGGCAATGCCTTTGGCAGAATGTTGTTCGCTGTTGGATGCATGTGCGGCGTTGATTGTGCAGCACGCCGACGAATGGATTCGTGTCAGTTGTTCCGCCAAGCGAATCGCGGTGGACCAACCGATCGCCGCTGAAGAAATCCTGGCGGGACCGGCCAGTCTGCTGCGGTATCTTCGCTTGGTCACCGGGGTGTTCCGCGATTTACAAGCGTCGGGCGTGCCTCGATTGCCAGCAGCGCCGCGCACGAATACTTTGGGCCGCTTGTGTGTTCCCGTTCTGCCGATCGATGATTTATATGATCGTTTGATCTTTAAAGGTTTGCAGGCGGAAGTCTGGCTGCAGCCGGAGGCAGATCGGCAGTCGATGTTTTCGGACGCTTGGGAAACGCGCGCCGCGCGTTCGCCGCGAGTCGCCTGTGTGCTGGGGGCGGGGAACGTCAGCGCGATCCCCGCCACCGACGCGCTCTACAAGATCTTCTACGAATTTGAAGCGGTATTGCTGAAGCTGAATCCGGTGAACGAATACCTGGAACCTGTCTTCAGTAAAATTTTCGGGCCGTTGATTTCCGCGGATCTGTTACGCATTGTTCGCGGCGGACGCGACGTGGGAGATGCGATCGTTCAGCATCCCGCGATCGATGCGTTGCATTTGACCGGATCCCATCGGACTCACGAAGCGATTGTTTGGGGAGCCGATCCTCAGCAGCGCGTTCAGCGGCAGCGCGACAACGAGCCCTTGGTAACCAAAGCGATTACCAGTGAATTGGGAAACGTCACGCCTTGGGTGATTGTGCCGGGGGAATACTCCCAACGCCAGTTGCGCGCTCAGGCCGAAAATTTGGTCGCATCGATTGTCGCCAATGCGTCGTTTAATTGTGTCGCGACCAAACTCATCGTGACCTCCAGCGGGTGGCCACAGCGGCAGGAGTTCTTGGATCACATCGACGCGCTGTTACAGCAAATCCCGCCGCGTTACGCCTACTACCCGGGCTCGCGCGAACGATTCGAACGGGCTGCAGGCTTCTTGCCTTTCGACGAAGAAGGGACACTGCCATGGACGTTGATCCGCGACGCCAAGCCCGACCAATCGCCGCATCTATTTGACGAGGAGTCCTTTGTTTGCGTTTGTGCTGAGACGCAGTTGGAGGAATCGCAGCCAGAGCGGTTTTTGGATCAGGCGGTCGCGTTTGTTAACGACCAGGTTTTTGGAACGCTTTGCTGTTCGTTGACCCTTCCCGATGCGTGGCGCAAACAACACCGCGATGATCTGGAGCGGGCGATCGATCGACTGCGTTATGGTTCGGTTTGTCTGAACCAATGGGCGGGGATCGTTTATGGATTGATGACGCCCCCATGGGGCGGTCACCATAGCGCCTCGCTGGCCTCACCGGACAGCGGATTGGGGCATGTTCACAACACGTTTGGGCTGGCGCATGTCGACAAAACAGTCTTGTTGGGGCCGCTGAGTAGCGTTCCCAAGCCGGTGTGGTTCCCGACCCATCGTACGGCCGATCGATTGGCCCGGAGGTTGATTCGATTTTACGAAAAGCCGGGGCCGTTGCGTTTGCCCCCCATTTTTTACCATGCCCTGCGGGGATAG
- a CDS encoding parallel beta-helix domain-containing protein, which produces MMMTRLIPVFFALGALLWIGCRDPQPITDLPAGDSQPSIPASEIATDEASSSEAYTSVILPGPDAQTQAQEALITAEPGDVIEFAEGTFEFAGTLSLDGVSGITIRGQGIDATILNFKGQRKGTGGEGLMVKADQFTIEDLTIQNTPGDAIKISDSSDVTIRRIRTWWSRGPSEENGAYGIYPVMCSNVLIEHCVAECASDAGIYVGQTRQTIVRHNRAQRNVAGIEIENTVGADVYENEATNNTGGILVFSLPGLQLKNGSHTRVFKNQLYDNNHPNFAHAGAMVATVPAGTGLMIMANDHVEVFDNSIHGNQTANCAVISFLATQRKFDDPQYDPYPEAIHIHDNRLSDGGNDPQGFFGEVYKQAGSLPMPDIVVDGLVNEAKLMEGELPESLRFSIVNNGEATFVNLGLGAMLTGGAPAVSNDIASFQAKLEPLPPIAIPGVE; this is translated from the coding sequence ATGATGATGACACGTCTGATTCCCGTTTTCTTCGCGTTGGGAGCTTTGCTGTGGATCGGATGCCGCGATCCCCAACCGATCACCGATCTTCCCGCTGGCGATTCGCAGCCCTCGATCCCCGCAAGCGAAATCGCTACGGACGAAGCGTCGTCATCGGAAGCGTATACCAGCGTGATCTTACCTGGCCCCGACGCGCAGACCCAAGCGCAAGAAGCCTTGATCACCGCAGAACCTGGAGACGTGATCGAATTTGCCGAAGGAACCTTTGAATTTGCCGGCACTCTTTCGCTCGATGGAGTCTCGGGGATTACGATTCGTGGGCAAGGTATCGACGCCACGATCTTAAACTTTAAAGGGCAGCGGAAGGGGACCGGCGGTGAGGGGCTGATGGTCAAGGCGGACCAATTTACGATCGAAGATCTGACGATTCAGAATACTCCTGGCGACGCGATCAAGATCAGCGATTCGTCCGACGTGACGATCCGGCGAATCCGAACTTGGTGGAGTCGTGGCCCGAGTGAAGAGAATGGAGCCTACGGAATCTATCCGGTGATGTGTTCCAATGTGTTGATCGAGCACTGTGTCGCCGAGTGCGCTTCGGATGCCGGTATCTACGTTGGACAAACCCGGCAGACGATCGTTCGACACAACCGCGCCCAACGGAATGTCGCTGGGATCGAGATCGAAAATACGGTTGGGGCCGACGTTTACGAAAACGAAGCGACCAATAACACCGGCGGAATTTTGGTCTTTTCGCTTCCCGGCTTGCAGCTGAAGAATGGCAGCCACACCCGCGTCTTCAAAAATCAATTGTACGATAACAACCATCCCAATTTCGCGCACGCCGGAGCGATGGTGGCAACGGTTCCCGCCGGAACAGGCTTGATGATCATGGCGAACGATCACGTGGAGGTTTTTGATAATAGCATCCACGGAAACCAAACCGCCAATTGCGCGGTGATCAGTTTTCTGGCGACGCAGCGTAAATTCGACGACCCTCAGTACGATCCGTATCCCGAAGCGATTCACATCCATGACAACCGGTTGTCCGATGGTGGGAATGACCCGCAAGGTTTTTTCGGTGAGGTGTACAAGCAGGCCGGAAGTTTGCCGATGCCCGATATCGTGGTCGACGGGCTTGTCAACGAGGCGAAATTGATGGAAGGGGAACTTCCCGAATCGTTGCGTTTTTCGATCGTGAACAACGGTGAAGCGACCTTCGTGAACCTGGGCCTTGGTGCGATGTTGACGGGGGGAGCACCGGCGGTCAGCAACGACATCGCTTCTTTCCAAGCCAAGCTGGAACCGCTGCCGCCGATTGCGATTCCGGGAGTGGAGTGA
- a CDS encoding SO2930 family diheme c-type cytochrome — protein sequence MNGVPEIFTWRSLPMLLLTLIALVMGSFVGCREATPVVVPGAAEGVTTVSTDASDSAKPAAAKPRRVRSAKYLQHLSQYALFDGPLADLRPASGTMPYDVNTPLFSDYAAKHRLIRMPEGTAANYQPEHVFDFPVGTVIAKTFYYPHDRNDPARGRRLIETRILLHQPSGWVGLPYLWDDAQQDATLSLTGGAVEVQWKHEDGKDRTNTHLVPNFNDCKRCHENQRFEPIGPKAGNLNREFDYVDGRENQLERWSRLGLLDGLPPAAQRTRFAVWDDESTGDLNARARAWLDVNCAHCHSAIGPARNSGLHLHVDVDEPYRLGVFKTPVAAGRGTGGRLYDIVPGQPDASILMHRLETDHVGEMMPEIGRSLVDQEGVALIRQWITELDQPQDAPTANVAPGI from the coding sequence ATGAATGGCGTGCCAGAAATCTTTACTTGGCGATCCCTTCCGATGCTGTTGCTGACGTTGATTGCGTTGGTGATGGGGAGTTTCGTCGGCTGCCGCGAAGCGACGCCGGTGGTTGTTCCCGGGGCGGCCGAAGGGGTGACCACGGTCTCGACCGATGCGTCCGATTCGGCAAAGCCCGCGGCCGCGAAGCCACGCCGTGTTCGCAGCGCCAAGTATCTACAGCACTTGTCGCAATACGCATTGTTCGACGGACCATTGGCGGATTTGCGGCCTGCATCGGGGACGATGCCCTACGATGTCAACACGCCGTTGTTTTCCGATTACGCAGCCAAGCATCGTTTGATTCGGATGCCCGAAGGGACGGCAGCGAACTATCAGCCTGAACACGTTTTCGACTTCCCGGTCGGCACGGTGATCGCGAAAACGTTTTATTATCCTCACGATAGGAACGATCCGGCGCGGGGACGGCGACTGATCGAGACACGGATCCTATTGCACCAGCCAAGCGGATGGGTCGGATTGCCTTACCTTTGGGACGATGCGCAGCAGGACGCGACGTTGTCGTTGACCGGCGGGGCGGTGGAAGTGCAATGGAAACATGAGGATGGCAAAGATCGAACCAACACGCATCTGGTGCCCAATTTCAACGACTGCAAACGTTGTCACGAAAATCAACGGTTCGAGCCGATCGGCCCCAAGGCGGGCAATTTGAATCGTGAATTCGATTATGTCGATGGGCGTGAGAACCAGCTGGAACGCTGGAGTCGGTTGGGACTGTTGGATGGCTTGCCCCCGGCAGCACAGCGCACGCGGTTCGCTGTCTGGGACGATGAATCGACGGGGGACTTGAACGCACGAGCCCGTGCTTGGTTGGATGTAAATTGTGCACACTGTCATAGCGCGATCGGGCCAGCCCGCAATTCCGGATTGCACCTACACGTCGATGTCGACGAACCGTATCGGTTGGGCGTATTCAAAACCCCCGTGGCCGCAGGGCGGGGAACCGGCGGACGTTTGTACGACATCGTTCCCGGTCAGCCGGACGCTTCGATTTTGATGCATCGGTTGGAGACCGACCATGTCGGTGAAATGATGCCCGAAATCGGCCGATCGCTTGTCGATCAAGAAGGGGTGGCACTGATACGTCAGTGGATCACGGAACTTGATCAACCGCAGGACGCCCCGACAGCAAATGTTGCTCCGGGGATCTAA
- a CDS encoding DUF1501 domain-containing protein encodes MRYFDDPTAPRSIVRRDFLRQLSAAGTAALATGAPQVLASETAHGIEHPRPTADACILLWMGGGMAAPDTFDPKHYIPYAPGLKVADMLSTFPAIDTAVDNIKICEGLEHIAGVMDRATLIRSHVQPDLGSILHSRHQYHWHTGYVPPQTVAAPHIGAWMSRVLGPRNEVMPAFINIGQRLEGVGESEELKAFTTAGFFGSEFGPMNLPYPDQAAISVRPPKGMQAQRFADRNRLFRRLVDSSPDRDFLSDYQQESMLRSMDSAYRLLSSNDREAFDIGLEPKESFDRYNTGRFGQGCLLARRLVESGARFVEVTTEYVPFLHWDTHNDGHVTLERMHREIDRPIAQLITDLEQRGLLDRTLVILASEFSRDALMEGQPGSNANDQATAKVDVLSELKHYGLHRHFTGGSSVLMFGGGMKKGFLYGATAPQRPLMAIENPVSIEDLHATIMTAMGISPRTGFDIEGRPFYVTNDGKGRPVTDLFA; translated from the coding sequence ATGCGTTACTTCGACGATCCCACCGCCCCCCGATCTATCGTCCGTCGCGATTTCCTGCGTCAGTTATCCGCTGCGGGAACCGCTGCATTGGCGACCGGTGCCCCACAGGTCTTGGCATCCGAAACCGCCCATGGAATCGAACATCCGCGCCCGACCGCCGACGCCTGCATCCTGTTGTGGATGGGCGGAGGCATGGCGGCACCGGATACCTTCGATCCCAAGCACTACATCCCCTACGCGCCCGGCCTGAAGGTGGCCGACATGCTGAGTACATTTCCAGCGATCGACACCGCGGTCGATAACATCAAGATCTGTGAAGGGCTGGAACATATCGCCGGTGTGATGGATCGAGCGACGTTGATCCGTTCGCACGTGCAACCCGATCTGGGCAGCATCTTGCACTCGCGTCATCAGTACCATTGGCATACCGGTTACGTCCCGCCACAAACGGTGGCTGCCCCACACATCGGTGCCTGGATGTCTCGCGTGTTGGGCCCCCGCAATGAGGTCATGCCGGCATTTATCAATATCGGTCAACGGCTCGAAGGGGTGGGCGAAAGCGAAGAACTCAAAGCCTTCACCACGGCAGGATTTTTTGGAAGCGAGTTTGGGCCGATGAATCTGCCCTATCCCGATCAAGCGGCGATCTCGGTTCGCCCTCCCAAAGGCATGCAGGCTCAGCGGTTCGCCGATCGCAACCGCCTGTTCCGACGCTTGGTCGACAGTAGTCCCGATCGCGACTTCTTGAGTGATTATCAACAGGAGTCGATGTTACGCTCGATGGACTCCGCCTACCGATTGCTCAGCAGTAACGATCGCGAAGCGTTTGACATCGGCCTGGAACCCAAGGAAAGCTTCGATCGCTACAACACCGGCCGATTTGGCCAAGGTTGTCTGTTGGCGCGACGGTTGGTCGAATCGGGAGCTCGGTTTGTCGAAGTGACCACCGAATACGTGCCGTTCCTGCACTGGGACACGCACAACGATGGGCACGTCACGTTGGAACGGATGCATCGCGAGATCGACCGCCCAATCGCCCAATTGATCACCGACCTGGAACAGCGTGGCCTCTTAGACCGGACGCTGGTGATCTTGGCGTCCGAATTTAGTCGCGACGCCTTGATGGAAGGCCAACCCGGCTCCAACGCCAACGATCAAGCGACGGCTAAAGTCGATGTGCTCAGCGAACTGAAACACTATGGGTTGCACCGACACTTCACCGGCGGATCGAGCGTGTTGATGTTTGGCGGCGGCATGAAGAAGGGGTTCCTGTATGGTGCCACCGCCCCGCAGCGTCCCTTGATGGCAATCGAAAACCCTGTTTCGATCGAAGACCTACACGCCACCATCATGACGGCGATGGGCATCAGCCCGCGGACGGGATTCGATATCGAAGGCCGACCGTTTTACGTCACCAACGACGGCAAAGGACGACCGGTCACCGACCTGTTTGCTTGA
- a CDS encoding APC family permease, whose translation MINNPRPQRSIGMTSLVCLVVANMVGAGVYTTSGYSLQALGSPTRVLAMWAIAAVIAITGAIAYGGLSRQLVRSGGEYLFLSRAVHPLAGFMAGWISLLAGFTGAIAFAATTFVNYLPANLQIDSSREKTLVAVGLIICAALLHLFRTGTGAIGQNILVCVKLVAIALFIAIGLAAVDWPSAGAAADSAAAPGPDFSTYANQLMWISFSFAGFNASIYVAGEAKLGRRTVRRSMLFAAIGVSVLYLLINTVFLCTAPQEAIVGRGDIAAVVAKHLGGERLGLAVQLLVALSLATSVTAMLQAGPRVYVKMAEDGMLPAWLIPDGDVPRVAIVLQAVLAAVLVCAASIHDLLDYTSFLLSVSAGATVLCLLLPRFRGQPGKRPVVLWPVLPAFFVVATLGIAVVGCLYRYQQSPTSLMLSLAVVASGIGVYRVRPGRSGSR comes from the coding sequence TTGATTAACAACCCCCGTCCTCAACGGTCGATCGGAATGACGTCGCTGGTCTGTTTAGTGGTCGCCAACATGGTCGGGGCGGGCGTGTACACGACCAGTGGCTATTCCTTGCAAGCACTCGGATCGCCGACTCGGGTGCTGGCGATGTGGGCGATCGCCGCGGTGATCGCGATTACTGGCGCAATTGCATACGGAGGGTTGTCACGTCAATTGGTTCGCTCCGGCGGCGAGTATCTGTTCCTGTCGCGTGCGGTCCATCCGTTGGCCGGCTTCATGGCGGGATGGATTTCGCTGTTGGCGGGCTTCACCGGCGCGATCGCTTTTGCCGCGACGACATTCGTGAATTACCTGCCCGCGAATTTGCAAATCGATAGCAGCCGCGAAAAAACGCTCGTGGCTGTTGGCTTGATCATCTGTGCGGCGCTGCTGCACTTGTTTCGGACCGGGACCGGTGCGATCGGACAGAACATCTTGGTGTGCGTCAAATTGGTGGCGATCGCGTTGTTTATCGCGATCGGCCTGGCCGCTGTCGATTGGCCGAGTGCAGGTGCGGCGGCGGATTCGGCGGCCGCGCCCGGGCCAGACTTCTCAACGTATGCCAATCAATTGATGTGGATCTCGTTCAGTTTTGCCGGCTTCAACGCATCGATCTACGTCGCGGGAGAAGCCAAACTGGGTCGCCGAACGGTGCGTCGATCGATGTTGTTTGCCGCGATCGGGGTGTCGGTTCTTTACCTGTTGATCAACACGGTCTTCCTGTGCACGGCGCCGCAAGAGGCGATCGTCGGACGCGGGGATATCGCCGCAGTCGTCGCGAAACACCTGGGGGGCGAACGGCTGGGGCTGGCGGTGCAGTTACTGGTGGCCTTGTCGTTGGCGACCAGCGTGACGGCGATGCTACAAGCGGGACCACGGGTGTACGTGAAGATGGCCGAAGATGGGATGTTGCCCGCATGGTTGATACCGGATGGGGACGTGCCGCGTGTGGCGATCGTGTTACAGGCGGTGTTGGCTGCGGTGTTGGTCTGTGCAGCGTCGATTCACGATCTGTTGGATTACACAAGTTTTCTGCTTTCCGTGAGTGCCGGGGCTACGGTGTTGTGCCTGTTGTTGCCACGGTTTCGAGGCCAGCCGGGGAAGCGTCCCGTCGTCTTGTGGCCTGTTTTGCCTGCCTTTTTCGTGGTCGCGACGCTCGGGATCGCCGTGGTGGGCTGTCTCTATCGGTATCAACAGAGTCCGACCAGTCTGATGCTGAGCCTCGCGGTGGTGGCGTCGGGGATCGGAGTCTATCGCGTGCGGCCGGGCCGATCGGGCTCGCGATAG
- a CDS encoding CPBP family intramembrane glutamic endopeptidase has protein sequence MSPLEIFSAVFGLFVLAMIVASLIAWSVALRRLWQGDDILPLENRRPVGWGVDGVIVALGLVVLLANAASFIAQRAGWLELPKDPQTTPISLSDMSTLLSLEGGSRIVACGLLVVWLVALYRSSAIDLGFAVRRSHLVAGVLGVVALLPPIYLLQALLTVWWVEYEHPVLELLQESGDPMYLLPMALVAVVVAPLTEEFLFRVVLQGWLESKAMGGPENAFPVAGPSPGGDQVDFADPAAGEGGAPIVAMPTGATPDDVRRVPYWPILVSSLFFALAHLGHGPAPVTLFFLALGLGYLYRQTHSIWPSLLVHFSLNAITMIVAAVSMIVGEGL, from the coding sequence ATGAGCCCTCTGGAAATCTTCTCGGCTGTCTTTGGCCTGTTTGTGTTGGCGATGATCGTTGCCAGTCTTATCGCTTGGTCGGTCGCGCTGCGGCGGTTGTGGCAAGGCGACGACATCCTGCCACTGGAAAATCGAAGGCCGGTCGGTTGGGGTGTCGATGGCGTGATCGTGGCGCTGGGGCTTGTCGTCTTGTTGGCCAACGCGGCCAGCTTTATCGCTCAACGTGCCGGCTGGTTGGAGCTGCCCAAAGATCCCCAGACGACGCCGATCTCGCTGTCCGATATGTCGACCCTGCTGAGCCTCGAAGGGGGCTCCCGAATCGTCGCCTGTGGATTGTTGGTCGTGTGGTTGGTCGCACTTTATCGTTCCAGCGCCATCGATCTGGGCTTTGCGGTTCGTCGATCGCATCTCGTCGCCGGCGTGTTGGGTGTCGTCGCATTGCTGCCTCCCATCTATTTACTGCAGGCGCTATTGACCGTTTGGTGGGTCGAATATGAACACCCGGTGTTGGAGCTGTTGCAAGAATCAGGGGACCCGATGTACCTGCTTCCAATGGCCTTGGTGGCGGTCGTTGTGGCTCCGTTGACCGAAGAGTTTTTGTTTCGCGTCGTCTTGCAAGGTTGGTTGGAGAGCAAAGCGATGGGCGGTCCAGAGAACGCCTTCCCCGTCGCAGGCCCGTCGCCTGGTGGCGACCAGGTAGACTTTGCGGACCCGGCCGCGGGCGAAGGGGGAGCACCGATCGTGGCAATGCCAACCGGAGCGACGCCAGACGACGTCCGCCGCGTCCCGTACTGGCCGATCTTGGTCAGCAGTCTATTTTTCGCGCTCGCGCACCTAGGACATGGGCCCGCTCCAGTGACACTTTTCTTCCTCGCCCTGGGGCTTGGCTACCTCTATCGCCAAACACACAGTATTTGGCCGTCGCTATTAGTTCACTTTAGTTTGAATGCGATCACGATGATCGTTGCGGCGGTCAGCATGATCGTTGGGGAAGGATTGTAG